In Armatimonadota bacterium, the genomic window TTCTCGGCGGGACGGTCCTGGTCCGGGCGCAGGCCGACATCCGCGCCCAGTGGGCCACGACGGGGCACGCCAACCGCGAACTGGCCCGGCTGGAGGCCACCGTAGACCACCGCGGGGCCTTTGCCGCCCACTGCGCGCGCTGTCATGCCGAGCAGGGCTTCCTGGCCTGGCTGCCCCAGCTGAACGCCGGCAACCCGGGGTTCATCGCCAAGCCCGACGGCAGCGCCGCCGACATCCCCTTCCTGACCAATCTGGGGCTGACCCGGTTCTCCGTACGGCCGGTGACGTGCGCCACCTGCCACAACCCCGACTTCACCGTCCGGGTCACCCAGTCCACCGCCGTCCTGCCGTCGGGGTTCCGGGCGATCGGGGTCGGATTGGGCGCACAGTGCATGACCTGCCACAACTCCCGCAACGGTGCCCGGGCCTGGAACCTGGAGGATCCGAGGAGCTACTCCGCACCGCACACGGCTTCCCAGGCGGACGTGATCATGGGCAAGAACGCCTTCTTCGTCCCGCCCGCGGAGGCCACGATCTCGCCCCACGCCACCTTCGTCGGGGACGCCTGCGTGACGTGCCACATGCGCTTCAGCAAGGCCAGCCACACCTTCAAGGCGGCGGAGAACGTCTGTGTCCGCTGCCACGGGGCGGACATGACGGCCCAGCGCGTGCAGAGCGGCATCGAGACGACCCTGCACGAGGTGGAGAAGGCGATCACGGCGAGGATTCTGGCCCGGCGCGACCGCATCGCCACCATCCGCGCCTGGGATCCGAAGACGGACGTCTACACCGACAACGTCCGGCTCGATCCGGCCCAGATCACGGCCCTCCACCTGACGGAGATCCACGGCCAGATCGGGCTCAAGTTCACCCTGCGGGAGGGCCGGGAACTGTACAGCCAGATCGGCAGCGTGGTGGACCGCGCCGGCAGGCCCGTCGTGGCCACGAACGACGTCATCATCCGCGCCGCCTGGAACTACTTCCTGATCGAGGGGGACGACAGCCTCGGCGTGCACAACCCGCGCTTTGCCCGGACGGTGCTGCTGGCCACGCTGGACGCGCTCAAGTAAGCGGACGCCGCTCCACAGGGGCGCAGGGCCGGCAGACACGCGGGGGGACGGCTGTGCGGGGCGGCCGTCCCTCCTGCTTTCGGGACGGTCTGGCATCGCGCCTGACCGGTCCTGCTGAGATCGAAATCGGCCGGCGGCCCGATGGGCAGCCCCGACCCCCTCGGGCTATGGTAGAGGCGTGAACCTGCGTCGATCCATCGACCGGCTGAGCGATCCCCCGCGCTGCCCGTTCTGCGGATCGGCCTTCACCTCCCGCAGCCGCCGCGCCGAGGGCTACTTCTGCCACTCCTGCTGGCGTCGGTTTGCCGAGCCGGAGGAGGTCGCCTTCGACTTCGTGGCCGACGGCTGGACCCCGGAGCTCAGCGCCCTCCAGGCCGCGGGGGAGGTCATCGTGGTGGCTCTCCCGAAAGGCTTCTTGGGGGTGTGCGTCCTCAGTACCGCTCCCCTCCTGTGGCGGCGGGAGACCTCACGTTGTCGGGAGGTGGTCACGCGATGAAGTGGGTGAACGTCATCCTCGGTCTGTGGGTTCTGGTGTCACCGTTTATTCTCACCAGCGCCAACACCTTGAAGTGGAGCAATGTAATCGTTGGGATCGTGGTCGCCGTCGTCGCCTATATGGCGACGACGCAGAAGTCGTAGGACTCGTCTGGGCTCATCTCCCGCCGCACAATGGTCGTCGGAGAGGCCGCCCGCAGGGGCGGCCTCTCCACACTTGCCGGGGAGCGGACGGAAGACGTCGACGCCGCCTTCCGCCCTCCCTCAGGATGCCCTCCGTCGCGCCCGCCGGCTCCGCCGGTCGCCGGCCACCATCTGCGCCACCGTGGCCGAGTCCAGTTCCCGCATCAGGACCCCCTGGATGTGCTCCCACACGGGGTGCGCGCTGCAGGTGCGTTCCAGGGCGCACTCCCCGCCAGCCACACAGCGGTTCAGCCGGATGGGGCCTTCTGCCGCTTCGATGATCTGGCGGAGGGTGATGGTCTGGGGATCCCTGGCCAGCTGGATGCCTCCGCGCGCCCCGCGCAGCGTGCGCACGTACCCTGCCCGGACCAGGGTCTGGACGACCTTCGTGAAGTAGGCGCGGGGGACGAGCTGGCGACGCGCCACGTCGTCCGAGCGGACCACCCCGCCGCTGTCGGTGGCGGCGAGGTCCAGGACGATCCGGATCGCGTAGTCCGCCTGCCGCGTGATCTCCATGCCTCTCTCCTCCGTGGATTCGGTTTCCCCGAACGGATGTGACCTCCCGCGCGGACCCTCCCATGGCGATGGGGAGAATCCGGACCCGGGTGGTCCGCTTCCCCGTCATCATGGCAGGACGGCCGGGACGAGGATATCGGGCGAGGGGAGGATTCCTGTCCGGTCCACACAGTAGTGCCTGGGGCGGCTCGGCGGGGAGACTCGACTACAGGCCGAGGTAGGCGCGCCGGACCCCGTCGTGCGCCAGCAGCTCACGGCCGGAGCCCTCCAGGGTGATGCGGCCGTTCTCCAGCACGTAGGCCCGGTCGGCCACGGCCAGGGCCTGGGCGACGTTCTGCTCCACGAGGAGCACGGTCACCCCCTGGGCGCGGATCTGCGTGATCACGGCGAAGACGTCGCGCACCACCAGCGGGGCCAGGCCCAGGCTCGGTTCGTCCAGCATGAGCAGCAGGGGGTCGCTCATCAGGGCGCGGCCCAGGGCCAGCATCTGCTGCTCGCCGCCCGACAGCGTCCCCGCCTCCTGACGGCGGCGGTCGCCGAGCACGGGGAAGGTCCGGTACACCCGGGTCAGGTTTTCCAGGCGTTTCGCCCGGGCGCGCGGGGGATAGGAGCCGAGCAGCAAGTTCTCTTCAACGGTCATCAGGGGGAAGAGCTGACGACCTTCAGGCACCTGGGCGATCCCCAGATCGGTGATGCGGTGCGGGGGGAGCCCGACCAGCGACCGGCCGTTGAACCGGACGCTGCCCCGGCGCGGCCGCAGCAGCCCGCTGATCGTGCGCAGGGTGGTCGTTTTGCCGGCGCCGTTGGCCCCGACCAGGGCCACCAGTTCACCCGGGCGGACGTCGAAGGACACATCCCACAGGGTGATCAGGTCGCCGTAGGCTGCCGCCAGCCCGCGCACCTCAAGCATCGGCCGCCTCGCCCAGATAGGCCTGGATGACCTCGGGGTTCCGGGCCACCTCCGCCGGCGTCCCCTCGGCGATCTTCCGGCCGTAGTTCAGCACCACGATGCGGTCGCTAATGCGCATGATGACGCGCATCACGTGCTCCACGATCAGGATGGTCACGCCCCGCTCGCGGATCTGGCGGATGAGCTCCACCAGGCGGTCGGCCTCGGCCGGGTTCAGGCCGGCCGATACCTCGTCGAGCAGGAGCAGCCTCGGTTCCAGGGCCAGGGCCCGGCCGACCTCGACGCGCTTGCGGCCGGCCAGCGTCAACTGCCCGGCCGGACGGTGGGCGGCATCCTGCAGACCGATGAACTCCAGCACCTCCCAGGCCCTGCGCTCCGCCGCCGGCCGGGAGGGATACCGGAGGAAGGCGCCGACCATGACGTTTTCCAGCACGGAGAGATGCGGGAACGGTCGCACGATCTGGAAGGTGCGGCCCATGCCGAGCCGGGCCATCCGATCCGGGGGAAACCCGGTCACGACGCGGCCCAGGTAGGTCACGGATCCGGAGGTGGGCGGGAAGTAGCCGTTGACGGCGTTGAACAGCGTAGTCTTCCCGGCCCCGTTGGGGCCGATCAGGCCGACGATCTCCCCCTCCGCCACACTGAAGGAGACGTCGTTCAGGGCCATCAGGCCGCCGAAGGCCTTACTCAGCCGGTTGAGGGAGAGCACGTCGCCCACCCGGCCACCTCCGCGCGAGGAGCCGCCATCCGCCCACGATGCCTTCGGGCGCGAACCGGACAATCAGGATGATCAAGACCCCGTAGATCAGCAGGTTCGCCTGCTGGAAGTAGTTGCGGAACAGGTCTCCGGCCACCAGCAGGACCGCCGCGCCGATGGCCGGCCCGAAGACCGTTCCGGCGCCGCCGATGTAGGCCATCAGGGCCAGCTCCACGCTCATGCCGATGTCGAAGATGATGTGCGGCTCGAAGAAGCTCACGTAAACGGCGAACAACGCTCCGCCGGCGGCGGTCAGGGCGGCGCTGAGCATGAAGGCCGCGACCTTGACCCGTGTGGGGTTGATCCCCATGGCCATGGCGGAATCCTGGTCCTCGCGAATGGCCTGCAGGTAGTAGCCGAACCTCGACCAGGACAGCCACCAGGCCACCAGAAGGGCCAGCGCCAACCAGCCCAACCCCATGTAGAACTCCACGGCACGGTCGAACAGGTCCAGCCCCAGGGGCCGGGGCAGCGACTTGATGAACAGCCCCTCCGCTCCGCCGGTAAAGGAGGTCCAGTTGATGGCCACCAGGCGCAGGATCTCGGCCACGGCGATGGTGCTGAGCACGAAGTACGGCCCGCGCAGCCGGAACACCACCCAGCCCCAGACGGCCGCCACGAGCGCGGCCAGGAGCATGCCGGCGAGCAGTCCCCACCAGGGAGCCACCCCCGCCCGCAGCGCCAGCAGGGCCATGGTGTAGCCTCCCACTCCCATCAGCGCGGCGTGGCCCAGCGACAGCTGTCCCCCCCACCCGCCCAGGACATCCCAGGCCGTGGCCGTCGCCGCGAAGAGGACGATCGCCACGCCCAGGTTCAGCTTGGTGGGGAACACCGCGGGGTAGCATGCGGCGACGGCGACGACGGCGGCGACGGCGATCAGGGTGCGCGGTCTGGGCACCGCCGGGGTCATACGCGGCTCCGTCCGAACAGCCCCGCCGGCCGGAAGAGCAGGACCAGCAGGAAGGCGACCAGGCCGAAGGCGTCGCGGTAGGCGCTGCTCACGTAGGTGGCGCCCAGCGACTCCGTCACCCCCAGGATCAACCCGCCGCCGATCGCCCCCACCACGTTGCCCATACCGCCGAGCACCGTGACGACGAAGGCCTTCAGGGTGAAGACGCCGCCCACGGTGGGAATCACGTAGAGCACCGGCAGCAGCAGGGTGCCGGCCAGGGTGGCCATCGCCGCGCCGATGCCGAAGGCCACGCCCCGCACGTGCGCCGCGTTCACCCCCATCAGTTCCGCCGCGTCCGGATTCTGGGCGGTGGCCCGCATCGCCCGTCCCAGCTCCGTGCGCATCAACATCAGATACAGCCCCGTGATCGCCGCGATGGTGATCAGGAAGGAGAGCGTGAGCGGCAGACTGAACGTCACGCCGCCCAGGCGCAGGGTCGAGGTGGAGTAGCGTGTGAAGATGCTCTGCGGCTGCGCGCCGAATCCAAAGAGGAGCAGGTTGCTGATGACCAGCCCCACGCCGACCGTCATCAGGATGGAGACGTGCTCCGGAGCGCGGGCGATGGGTGCGATGAACACCTTCTCCACCGCGTACCCCAGCCCCACGGACAGCGGGAGGAGGATCAGGATCGCCAGGAACGGGTCGATCTGCCCGCGGGCGAAGAGCAGCAGCGCGGCGTACATGCCCAGGGCCACGAACTCGCCGTGGGCAAAGTTGACGACGCGCATCACGCCGAAGATGAGGGAGAGGCCGATCCCCACCACGGCATAGACGCCGCCGGTCAGGATGCCGCTCACCACCACCTGCAAGAAGGTCGCGAGGTCCATGGCGCGCCCCGGGGCCCGACGGCCTGCGTCGGGCCCCGGATCACCGGACCGGCCTCAGGGCGCCGTCCGTCTGTCCCACGGCGGCGTCGGATAGCGGGGGCGGCCCGGGGCGATCTGCGTGGGGAACACCGTGACGAACTTCCCGCCCTGGACCTGCTCCACGACCATCGGAATCGGATTCTGGTTGCGGAAGCCGGCGAAGTTCTGGAACCGCACCGGGCCCACCGGCGTCATCAGGTCCGTGGCGGCGAGGGCCTCCAGGATGGCCTTCTTGTCCAGCCCCCGGGCCCGGTTCAGGGCGTCGGCGGCCACGATCAACGCCATGTAGGTCTCCGCGGCGTGGTAGCTGGGCTCGGCGCCGCCCAGGGCCGCCTTCAGGTTCTGGTAGAGGGCCTGCGCGCCGGGATACTTCACATCCGGCGTCCAGGAGGTGGCGGTGAAGACCCACTCCGCGGTGTCGCCGGCGCCCTTGATGAAGGACTCGATGGCGAAGCCCGCCGCCGCGCCGGCGAAGATCTTGGGGTTCAGATTGACCTCCTTGGCCTGGCGCATGATCGCCACCGCGTCCTCCTCGTAGGACACCATGAAGATGATGTCGGCGCCCAGGGTGCGGAACTTGTTCAGCAACGGCCGGAAGTCGGTCAGGCCGCGGTCGTAGGCTTCGTTGGCCACGAGCTTGTAGTTGCGCACCTTCACGAAGGCCTGCGCCGCGGCGGCCACGGACTGCTCGAAGGCGCCGGTGCCCGCCAGGATGGCCACGGTCTGCATCCCGCCCAGGGCGTCGAAGAGGTCGAACAGGGTCCGGGCGTAGGTGCTGCTGACGCTCTTGGCGCGGAAGACGTAGGGCGAGCCGGGCTTGGTGATGCTGTCGTCGGCGCTGCCGGAAACGATCAGGGGCATCTCCCGCCGCTCCATGTAGCCGGCCAGCGGCTTGCTCACACCGCTGCTGTAGGTGCCCAGGATGAGGGGCACCCCTTTGGCCAGCAGCCGCTCCGCCGCCGAGAGCGCGGCCGGGACCGCCGAGGCGTCGTCTTCGATGAGCAGCTCGAGCGGGCGTTTCTGGACGCCCCCCTTCGCGTTGATCTCCTTGAGCGCCACGGTGTAGCCGGCCATCTGCATCTTGCCGAAGGTGGCAAACCGGCCGGTCAGGGATGTGATCACGCCGATCCGGATCGGTTCGGCGGGGGCCGTGGTCGCGGGCCGCACGACAACGGCGAGGAGGATCCACAGGACCGCGGCCGCGAGCAGGCGCGTGCGCATGATCCTCACCTCCACACGGTGTCCACTTCCACAGCGGGTGAGGCGCCAATGGCGCGGGGGAAACAGGATGCAGAACGCCTCCTTTGTAGCCTACGCCGCCTTCGGCCTGCGGCGTATCGGGCGCGTACCCGATTCTGCCGTCCCCGCCCGCCCGAGGCGAATCGGCCCGGCACCCGATG contains:
- a CDS encoding Rrf2 family transcriptional regulator, giving the protein MEITRQADYAIRIVLDLAATDSGGVVRSDDVARRQLVPRAYFTKVVQTLVRAGYVRTLRGARGGIQLARDPQTITLRQIIEAAEGPIRLNRCVAGGECALERTCSAHPVWEHIQGVLMRELDSATVAQMVAGDRRSRRARRRAS
- a CDS encoding ABC transporter ATP-binding protein, with translation MGDVLSLNRLSKAFGGLMALNDVSFSVAEGEIVGLIGPNGAGKTTLFNAVNGYFPPTSGSVTYLGRVVTGFPPDRMARLGMGRTFQIVRPFPHLSVLENVMVGAFLRYPSRPAAERRAWEVLEFIGLQDAAHRPAGQLTLAGRKRVEVGRALALEPRLLLLDEVSAGLNPAEADRLVELIRQIRERGVTILIVEHVMRVIMRISDRIVVLNYGRKIAEGTPAEVARNPEVIQAYLGEAADA
- a CDS encoding branched-chain amino acid ABC transporter permease; the protein is MTPAVPRPRTLIAVAAVVAVAACYPAVFPTKLNLGVAIVLFAATATAWDVLGGWGGQLSLGHAALMGVGGYTMALLALRAGVAPWWGLLAGMLLAALVAAVWGWVVFRLRGPYFVLSTIAVAEILRLVAINWTSFTGGAEGLFIKSLPRPLGLDLFDRAVEFYMGLGWLALALLVAWWLSWSRFGYYLQAIREDQDSAMAMGINPTRVKVAAFMLSAALTAAGGALFAVYVSFFEPHIIFDIGMSVELALMAYIGGAGTVFGPAIGAAVLLVAGDLFRNYFQQANLLIYGVLIILIVRFAPEGIVGGWRLLARRWPGGRRALPQPAE
- a CDS encoding SPW repeat protein, with translation MKWVNVILGLWVLVSPFILTSANTLKWSNVIVGIVVAVVAYMATTQKS
- a CDS encoding branched-chain amino acid ABC transporter permease — translated: MDLATFLQVVVSGILTGGVYAVVGIGLSLIFGVMRVVNFAHGEFVALGMYAALLLFARGQIDPFLAILILLPLSVGLGYAVEKVFIAPIARAPEHVSILMTVGVGLVISNLLLFGFGAQPQSIFTRYSTSTLRLGGVTFSLPLTLSFLITIAAITGLYLMLMRTELGRAMRATAQNPDAAELMGVNAAHVRGVAFGIGAAMATLAGTLLLPVLYVIPTVGGVFTLKAFVVTVLGGMGNVVGAIGGGLILGVTESLGATYVSSAYRDAFGLVAFLLVLLFRPAGLFGRSRV
- a CDS encoding ABC transporter ATP-binding protein, which encodes MLEVRGLAAAYGDLITLWDVSFDVRPGELVALVGANGAGKTTTLRTISGLLRPRRGSVRFNGRSLVGLPPHRITDLGIAQVPEGRQLFPLMTVEENLLLGSYPPRARAKRLENLTRVYRTFPVLGDRRRQEAGTLSGGEQQMLALGRALMSDPLLLMLDEPSLGLAPLVVRDVFAVITQIRAQGVTVLLVEQNVAQALAVADRAYVLENGRITLEGSGRELLAHDGVRRAYLGL
- a CDS encoding ABC transporter substrate-binding protein, producing the protein MRTRLLAAAVLWILLAVVVRPATTAPAEPIRIGVITSLTGRFATFGKMQMAGYTVALKEINAKGGVQKRPLELLIEDDASAVPAALSAAERLLAKGVPLILGTYSSGVSKPLAGYMERREMPLIVSGSADDSITKPGSPYVFRAKSVSSTYARTLFDLFDALGGMQTVAILAGTGAFEQSVAAAAQAFVKVRNYKLVANEAYDRGLTDFRPLLNKFRTLGADIIFMVSYEEDAVAIMRQAKEVNLNPKIFAGAAAGFAIESFIKGAGDTAEWVFTATSWTPDVKYPGAQALYQNLKAALGGAEPSYHAAETYMALIVAADALNRARGLDKKAILEALAATDLMTPVGPVRFQNFAGFRNQNPIPMVVEQVQGGKFVTVFPTQIAPGRPRYPTPPWDRRTAP